In the genome of Mugil cephalus isolate CIBA_MC_2020 chromosome 21, CIBA_Mcephalus_1.1, whole genome shotgun sequence, one region contains:
- the LOC124998795 gene encoding protein EFR3 homolog B isoform X2 yields MPLPAPDVPATQRLALDCRTLLDHRVGKGVCGCCGALRPRYKRLVDNIFPEDPEDGLVKANMEKLTFYALSAPEKLDRIGAYLSERLSRDVARHRYGYVCIAMEALDQLLMACHCQSINLFVESFLKMVRKLLESDKPNLQILGTNSFVKFANIEEDTPSYHRSYDFFVSRFSEMCHSSYEDPDIRTKIRMAGIKGLQGVVRKTVNDELQANIWDPQHMDKIVPSLLFNLQSGERTESRSPSPLQASEKEKESPVELTERCFRELLGRAAYGNIKNAVTPVLMHLDNHSLWEGKTFAVRCFKIIMYSIQSQHSHLVIQQLLGHLDANSKNSATVRAGIVEVLLEAAAIAASGSVGPTVLEVFNTLLRQLRLSVDYELTGSYDGSTNIGTKIIKAHEERQLQEAVIRTIGSFANTLPTYQRSEVMLFIMGKIPVPGVHLTLPSSGSGPEGTRMIQVMLLKSLVQVTAGFQTTNMLTALPSSFLEPLLSFSLTEDPEIRLLVLQILLSLIDRHDNRPKFSTISIITDISVLKLKVDKCSRQDNLFMKKHGQHLYRHIYLGCKEESSGRLHYETLFALLGLLSVELANEEVVVDLIRLALALQDLALSTDEAMPVYNRCAVHALAAAYLNLICQLTTVPAFCQHIHEVIEVRQKESPYLLPEDVFVDNPKLPSSLEKVEGDVLFLQSKITEVLGGSGYNTERLATPYIPQYTEDRLSKRKSIGETISLQVDVESRNSPEKEERTPAEEITFETLKNAIVDSVGMEEQERERRRQVVEKFQKAPFEEIAAHCGARATLLQSKLNQIFEITIRPPPSPSGTISSGYGQSQSRSVPIYEMKFPDLCVY; encoded by the exons gggTTTGTGGTTGCTGCGGGGCACTCAGGCCTCGGTACAAGAGACTAGTAGACAACATCTTCCCAGAAGACCCAGAG GATGGGCTGGTCAAAGCCAACATGGAGAAGCTGACATTCTACGCCTTGTCAGCTCCAGAGAAGCTGGACCGTATCGGAGCCTACCTGTCTGAGAGACTGTCGAGGGATGTGGCCCGACATAGATATGG GTACGTGTGCATTGCCATGGAGGCCCTGGACCAGCTGCTGATGGCCTGTCACTGCCAGAGCATCAACCTGTTCGTGGAGAGCTTCCTGAAGATGGTGCGCAAGCTGCTCGAGTCAGATAAACCCAACCTGCAGATCTTGGGAACCAACTCG TTTGTGAAGTTTGCCAACATCGAGGAGGACACGCCGTCGTACCACCGCAGTTATGACTTTTTTGTGTCGCGCTTCAGCGAGATGTGCCATTCCAGCTACGAGGACCCGGACATCCGCACCAA GATCCGCATGGCAGGTATCAAGGGTCTGCAGGGTGTGGTGAGGAAGACGGTGAATGATGAGCTGCAGGCTAATATCTGGGACCCTCAGCACATGGACAAGATCGTCCCCTCTCTGCTCTTCAACCTGCAGAGTGGAGAGCGCACAGAGAG CCGCTCTCCGTCTCCGCTGCAGGCGtcggagaaggagaaggaaagcCCGGTGGAGCTGACGGAGCGCTGCTTCAGGGAGCTGCTGGGACGAGCCGCGTACGGCAACATCAAGAACGCCGTCACGCCCGTGCTGAT GCACTTAGATAACCACTCTCTATGGGAGGGGAAGACCTTTGCTGTGCGTTGCTTCAAAATCATCATGTACTCCATCCAG TCTCAACACTCTCACTTAGTGATCCAGCAGCTTCTCGGCCACCTGGATGCTAACAGCAAGAACTCGGCCACGGTGCGAGCCGGGATAGTGGAGGTCTTGCTGGAGGCGGCAGCCATTGCAGCCAGCGGATCCGTCG GCCCCACGGTGCTGGAGGTGTTCAACACCCTGCTGAGGCAGCTCCGTCTGAGCGTGGACTACGAGCTGACCGGCTCGTACGACGGCAGCACCAACATCGGCACCAAGATCATCAAGGCCCACGAGGAGCGGCAGCTGCAGGAGGCCGTCATCAGGACCATCG GTTCCTTTGCCAACACTCTTCCAACCtaccagaggtcagaggtcatgctCTTCATCATGGGAAAGATCCCTGTCCCTGGAGTTCACCTAACTCTGCCCTCCTCAGGCTCTGG GCCTGAGGGAACCCGCATGATTCAGGTGATGCTTCTCAAGTCCTTGGTTCaa GTGACGGCGGGTTTCCAGACTACCAACATGCTGACGGCGCTGCCCAGCTCCTTCTTGGAGCCGCTGCTGTCCTTCTCTCTGACCGAGGACCCGGAGATTCGGCTGCTGGTGCTCCAAATCCTCCTCAGTCTCATCGACAGGCACGACAACAGGCCCAAGTTCTCCACCATAAG cATCATCACTGACATCTCTGTGCTGAAGCTCAAAGTTGACAAGTGCTCCAGACAGGACAATCTGTTCATGAAAAAG CACGGCCAGCATCTGTACCGTCACATTTATTTAGGCTGTAAGGAGGAGAGCAGCGGTCGGCTGCACTACGAGACCCTCTTCGCTCTGTTAGGTCTTCTCAGCGTGGAGCTGGCCAAtgaagaggtggtggtggaccTCATCCGCCTGGCTCTTGCCTTGCAG GACCTGGCCCTGTCCACCGATGAGGCTATGCCCGTCTATAATCGCTGCGCTGTTCACGCCCTTGCCGCCGCCTACCTCAACCTCATCTGCCAGCTCACCACCGTCCCAGCCTTCTGCCAGCACATACACGAG GTAATTGaggtgagacagaaagaaagccCTTATCTTTTGCCTGAGGACGTCTTCGTTGATAATCCCAA GTTACCGTCTTCACTGGAGAAGGTGGAAGGGGACGTTTTGTTCCTCCAGTCGAAGATCACTGAGGTCCTTGGAGGAAGCGGTTATAACACAGAGAGACTGGCCACGCCTTACATCCCACAGTACACTG AGGACCGTCTGTCCAAGAGAAAGAGCATCGGGGAGACCATTTCACTTCAGGTGGACGTCGAGTCTCGAAACAGTCCAGAAAAAGAGGAG AGGACACCAGCTGAGGAGATCACatttgaaacactgaaaaatgccATTG tggacagtGTGGGaatggaggagcaggagagggagcGGAGGAGACAAGTGGTGGAGAAGTTCCAGAAGGCCCCCTTCGAGGAGATAGCAGCCCACTGCGGTGCCAGg GCCACACTTCTGCAGAGCAAACTAAATCAAATCTTTGAGATCACAATCAG acCCCCTCCCAGCCCATCTGGGACCATCTCGTCGGGTTACGGCCAAAGTCAGAGTCGATCTGTGCCCATTTACGAGATGAAGTTTCCAGACCTTTGTGTGTACTAA